CTGCGGATGATCTCTAACTCACTCTCCACCGGGTCTACACGTTGGGGGGTATAAAGTTCTGTAAAGAATACCGGTTTGGCTTCGGAAAGTTCCAATTTAAATTTCACCTTTGCCTCATAAACCTTGGGCAAATTGAGACTCACCAAAAGGGCACCCAGAGAAGTTGCCAGGACACAAACAATGATCAAAATGCGCCGCTTATAAATGATTTCGAGGTAATCCTGCAAGGTATAGTCTTTGTTCATCGTGTGTAATAGATTATCTGTAAAATCAGCGTGCCGATGCTAAAGAGCACCGACCACTCCTGTAATGCAGGCATGAAGCGTCTGGGGACAATGACCACATCTCCGGGTTCAAGATTCAACTCATAGGTTTTCTGACCGCTCTTCAGAATTTTCTCTAAATTGACAATCCTTTCCTTACCTAAATTCAAAATTTTTATCCGACCGATATTCCCATTAGAAGTGGGACCGCCCGCCATCGCTAAAAGGTTGGTAAGATTTTCGTTACTTTTGAGATAGTATTTACCCGGGGATTTAACTTCACCAAAAACATTTATCTGATAGTATATGTTAATCGTTAAAAAGATATCGCCATAGTATTTGTGATACTCCTCAATCAAAATCTTTTCCAGAGAATCCGCCGGAATATTTTTTATATCCACCTTCCCCAATAGCGGGATATTC
This sequence is a window from candidate division WOR-3 bacterium. Protein-coding genes within it:
- a CDS encoding polysaccharide biosynthesis/export family protein — protein: MLSLLLIVLSPHVYLIPNDAVEVEIWHQPTLSGKYFVDADTTLNIPLLGKVDIKNIPADSLEKILIEEYHKYYGDIFLTINIYYQINVFGEVKSPGKYYLKSNENLTNLLAMAGGPTSNGNIGRIKILNLGKERIVNLEKILKSGQKTYELNLEPGDVVIVPRRFMPALQEWSVLFSIGTLILQIIYYTR